One genomic segment of Danio rerio strain Tuebingen ecotype United States chromosome 11, GRCz12tu, whole genome shotgun sequence includes these proteins:
- the snai1a gene encoding snail family zinc finger 1a, with protein sequence MPRSFLVKKYFTSKRPNYSELECQNDTSPDRYPLAELPAVSNDFPVTCLTTGLVWDVSLLPSLHNSPSPSTLSTNQGPLDLSSPSSISCSSSGEEDEGRTSDPPSPDSSDTYHPQQTSRPRRSNKSRAGQREDKSEAAVTAASRPAFFCKHCPKEYNSLGALKMHIRSHTLPCVCPTCGKAFSRPWLLRGHIRTHTGERPFSCPHCNRAFADRSNLRAHLQTHADVKKYQCSTCSRTFSRMSLLQKHSAAGCCPSTANVQ encoded by the exons ATGCCTCGGTCTTTCCTGGTAAAGAAGTATTTCACCAGCAAGAGGCCAAACTACAGCGAGCTGGAATGTCAGAACG ACACTTCACCAGACAGATACCCGCTAGCAGAGCTTCCAGCAGTCAGCAATGACTTCCCAGTGACGTGTTTGACCACCGGACTGGTCTGGGACGTCAGCTTGCTACCTTCCCTTCACAATTCCCCATCCCCGTCCACCCTCTCCACAAACCAGGGCCCGCTGGACCTCAGCTCCCCATCCAGCATCAGCTGCAGCAGCAGTGGGGAAGAAGATGAAGGACGGACGTCAGACCCACCAAGCCCAGATTCCTCTGACACCTATCACCCCCAGCAAACTAGCAGGCCGCGACGCTCCAACAAGAGCAGGGCTGGACAGAGAGAGGACAAGAGCGAGGCTGCAGTTACTGCCGCCAGTCGACCAGCCTTCTTCTGCAAGCACTGTCCTAAAGAGTACAACAGCCTCGGGGCGCTGAAGATGCACATCCGCTCCCACACACTGCCCTGCGTCTGTCCCACCTGCGGAAAGGCCTTCTCCAGACCCTGGCTGCTGAGGGGacacattcgcacacatacag GTGAGCGTCCGTTCTCCTGCCCACACTGTAACCGTGCCTTCGCAGACCGCTCGAACCTCCGCGCGCACCTGCAGACCCACGCAGATGTGAAGAAATACCAGTGCAGCACCTGCTCTCGCACCTTCAGTCGCATGTCACTGCTGCAGAAACACAGCGCGGCCGGTTGCTGTCCCTCCACGGCCAATGTCCAATAG